From a single Paraburkholderia youngii genomic region:
- a CDS encoding Gfo/Idh/MocA family protein, with amino-acid sequence MVSHLRWGVMGTADIARTQVIPAIQTSVNGSVVALASRDPAKARDYTQALGIPRVVESYDALLADVGVDAIYIPLPNSMHAEWAMRAAEAGKAVLCEKPLATTAKMAEMVSDAFSRHGVALMEGFMYRFHPQHRRVHELIAQGAIGQVREVRAHLSVNLMNPPDPANVRLQPALGGGALLDMGCYAVNIARMIFACEPTHASAIWIVDPHFDVDIATTGILEFPNGCIASVSCSFMAGGQGTYTVIGTEGSIEVPRAILPGMGTRVPQALVVLVDADGNRREEVFPPVNQYCLMIEAFASAVLTKRTMPFTTDDAVANARVLDALASAARTHQRVNVS; translated from the coding sequence ATGGTCAGTCATTTGCGTTGGGGCGTGATGGGCACTGCCGACATCGCGCGCACTCAGGTGATCCCTGCTATTCAAACGTCCGTCAACGGGTCCGTTGTGGCACTCGCGAGCCGCGACCCTGCAAAAGCCCGCGATTACACACAGGCCTTGGGCATACCGCGAGTAGTGGAGAGCTACGACGCGTTGCTGGCCGATGTCGGCGTTGATGCGATCTATATCCCGCTTCCCAACAGCATGCATGCCGAATGGGCAATGCGCGCGGCCGAGGCAGGGAAAGCGGTTCTGTGTGAGAAACCGCTCGCGACGACCGCGAAGATGGCAGAAATGGTTTCCGACGCCTTCTCGCGTCATGGCGTGGCACTGATGGAAGGCTTCATGTATCGGTTTCATCCGCAACACCGGCGCGTGCACGAGCTTATTGCGCAAGGTGCGATAGGCCAGGTCCGCGAGGTTCGCGCACATCTGTCCGTAAATCTGATGAATCCGCCCGACCCCGCCAACGTTCGATTGCAGCCTGCGCTTGGAGGCGGCGCCCTGCTGGATATGGGGTGCTATGCGGTCAACATCGCGCGGATGATATTTGCATGCGAGCCCACGCATGCGAGCGCGATCTGGATCGTCGACCCGCATTTCGATGTGGACATTGCAACGACGGGCATTCTCGAATTCCCGAATGGTTGCATTGCTTCGGTCAGTTGCTCGTTCATGGCAGGTGGTCAGGGAACTTACACCGTGATCGGCACCGAGGGTTCGATCGAAGTGCCGCGTGCAATTCTCCCTGGAATGGGTACCCGCGTCCCTCAGGCCCTGGTCGTTCTGGTCGACGCGGACGGAAATCGACGGGAAGAGGTATTTCCTCCAGTCAATCAGTACTGCCTGATGATTGAGGCGTTTGCATCTGCAGTATTGACTAAGCGGACAATGCCATTCACGACGGATGACGCGGTCGCCAACGCCAGAGTGCTTGATGCGCTGGCGTCGGCTGCACGAACGCATCAACGCGTCAATGTATCGTGA
- a CDS encoding GntR family transcriptional regulator, whose product MSSKPALSSLGSNPDEHAPMQQRVYAHIKAMIQDGRIRPGERLLEVHVARAFAVSRSPARRALEALCIDKAVRAAPGRGYIVVGRHADDSRGDLANIAEMIVEPMPRWKQVYAEMERQVCIGVVYHSLRITEERVAEHFDVSRTVARDALGRLHSLGMVTKDRQGRWEAERITADRLHALYELRWLLEPQALMQSARAIPRERVREAHDRLRAALDDMPQLGSDTHISLEKDLHIELLSACPNQELLRVLDRTHSLLVSNPHRLKCCVGEPQAHLESSLREHLDVLGLWLDGRLEAAAAALFQHLQESCAFWIDSWGHVEALPTPPLPSYLTPTD is encoded by the coding sequence ATGAGTTCCAAGCCTGCCCTCTCCAGCCTCGGCTCGAATCCTGACGAGCACGCTCCGATGCAGCAGCGCGTCTATGCGCATATCAAAGCGATGATCCAGGACGGACGCATCCGCCCTGGGGAGCGCCTGCTCGAGGTTCACGTCGCTCGCGCATTCGCGGTAAGTCGTTCACCAGCGCGACGGGCGCTCGAAGCCCTCTGCATCGACAAGGCCGTGCGTGCCGCACCCGGCAGAGGGTATATCGTGGTCGGTCGGCATGCCGACGACAGTCGGGGCGATCTCGCTAACATCGCCGAAATGATTGTCGAGCCGATGCCACGATGGAAGCAGGTCTATGCAGAGATGGAACGACAGGTCTGCATCGGCGTCGTCTATCATTCTTTGCGAATTACTGAAGAACGCGTGGCCGAGCATTTCGACGTAAGCCGCACTGTCGCTCGCGACGCGCTAGGGCGATTGCATAGTCTTGGGATGGTGACCAAAGACCGGCAGGGCCGGTGGGAAGCTGAACGCATCACAGCCGATCGGCTACACGCCCTATATGAATTGCGCTGGCTCCTGGAGCCGCAGGCGCTGATGCAGTCGGCGCGCGCTATTCCCCGAGAACGCGTGCGCGAGGCACACGATAGGTTGCGAGCGGCGCTCGATGATATGCCGCAGTTGGGCAGCGACACGCACATCAGCCTTGAGAAGGACCTGCACATTGAATTACTGTCGGCCTGCCCGAACCAAGAATTGTTGCGCGTGCTCGATCGGACCCATTCTCTGCTCGTTTCGAACCCGCATCGTCTTAAATGTTGCGTTGGTGAACCGCAGGCCCACCTTGAAAGTAGCCTACGCGAGCACCTCGACGTGCTCGGCCTGTGGCTCGACGGTAGGCTTGAGGCTGCTGCAGCAGCATTGTTCCAGCATTTACAGGAGTCCTGTGCGTTTTGGATCGACAGTTGGGGCCATGTTGAAGCGCTCCCCACCCCACCGCTTCCTTCATACCTCACGCCTACGGACTGA
- a CDS encoding aldo/keto reductase, translated as MTRLPSRRRFESRSGRSLQFTSLGFGSAPLGNLYRALNNEQARLTLEAAWQHGVRYYDTAPLYGYGLAETRVGSFLREQQRDDYLLSTKVGRLLKRCAPEQRDGIGKFFEVPSREVIYDYSYDGVMRSLEASFERLGADRIDIVLCHDIDIFTHGSAEASAQRTREFLDGGVRALSDLRSQGVVAAIGIGVNEWQVSETVARNTDVDLFLLAGRYTLLEQESLDSFLPLCMKKDMGVIIGGPFNSGILATGPKPGAYFNYGPASPDILKRVAAIEAVCRAHQVALRDAALQFPLMHPAVVSVIPGAITPAELQGNVESMQTPIPAQLWSDLRSEGLLRTDAPVVENMQV; from the coding sequence ATGACTCGTCTGCCCAGTCGGCGCCGCTTTGAGAGCCGTTCCGGCCGGTCGTTGCAATTCACTTCTCTAGGCTTCGGTAGCGCGCCCCTAGGGAATCTTTACCGCGCCTTGAATAACGAGCAGGCGCGGCTGACGCTCGAAGCAGCTTGGCAGCATGGAGTGCGTTACTACGATACGGCGCCGCTGTATGGATATGGATTGGCGGAGACACGCGTGGGATCGTTCCTTCGTGAACAACAGCGTGACGACTATCTCTTATCTACCAAGGTAGGGCGGCTGTTGAAACGCTGCGCACCCGAGCAGCGCGACGGCATCGGGAAGTTCTTTGAGGTACCGTCTCGCGAAGTCATCTACGACTATTCATACGACGGCGTGATGCGCAGTCTCGAGGCTTCGTTCGAGCGTCTGGGAGCCGACCGGATCGACATCGTGTTGTGTCATGACATCGATATCTTCACGCATGGAAGTGCGGAAGCAAGCGCACAACGCACGCGTGAATTTCTTGACGGCGGTGTGCGAGCACTCAGCGATTTGCGCAGCCAGGGCGTGGTTGCAGCGATCGGCATCGGTGTAAATGAATGGCAGGTCAGCGAAACAGTTGCGCGCAATACCGACGTCGACTTATTCCTGCTGGCGGGACGCTACACACTGCTCGAGCAAGAATCGCTCGATTCCTTCCTGCCGCTGTGTATGAAGAAGGATATGGGTGTAATCATCGGCGGCCCGTTCAACTCGGGCATTCTCGCGACGGGGCCGAAGCCTGGGGCCTACTTTAACTATGGACCGGCCTCGCCCGACATACTCAAGCGGGTGGCGGCAATTGAAGCAGTATGCCGCGCCCATCAAGTAGCGCTGAGGGATGCTGCCTTGCAATTTCCGCTGATGCACCCGGCTGTCGTCAGTGTGATTCCCGGGGCGATAACGCCCGCCGAGTTACAAGGCAACGTCGAATCCATGCAAACGCCGATTCCCGCGCAACTGTGGAGCGATCTGCGCAGCGAAGGTTTACTACGCACCGATGCGCCCGTCGTCGAGAACATGCAGGTCTAG
- a CDS encoding phytanoyl-CoA dioxygenase family protein, giving the protein MNTAEALAQLGISESILTQEQIDAFDRDGYCIFPNVFSPAEIDEMRAEVDRLQKIEGAYGGHEVHIEPGAMRLSNLFNKSEAFDRCLRCGPTLAIAHRLMGEIRVYSLNARNPAKGEGQQPLHSDVWRAHETDWRMINTMVMLDDMTEDNGPTRVVPGSHKLVPINVPDINLVNAERMEVTPEEKAIMPADPVATHPREVHITGKAGSIAVINGRIWHGGTANRTGITRRVLHMAIGRRDIPQQLNEREHLTLALYKRAAPAERFLLDIEGAEPKVDDPLALPKDARLWKAAQAETTGRY; this is encoded by the coding sequence ATGAACACCGCTGAAGCACTGGCGCAATTGGGCATTTCCGAATCGATCCTCACGCAAGAACAGATCGACGCCTTCGATAGGGATGGCTATTGCATTTTCCCGAATGTTTTTTCCCCGGCAGAGATCGACGAGATGAGGGCCGAAGTTGACCGGCTTCAGAAAATAGAAGGCGCTTACGGCGGTCATGAAGTCCACATCGAGCCGGGCGCAATGCGCCTGTCCAACCTGTTCAACAAGTCAGAAGCGTTTGACCGCTGCCTTCGTTGCGGTCCCACCCTTGCGATTGCGCACCGTCTAATGGGCGAAATTCGTGTGTATTCGCTCAACGCCCGCAACCCTGCAAAAGGTGAAGGTCAACAGCCTCTGCATAGCGACGTTTGGCGCGCCCACGAGACCGACTGGCGCATGATCAACACTATGGTCATGCTCGACGACATGACCGAGGATAACGGCCCGACGCGTGTTGTACCGGGTTCGCACAAGCTCGTGCCGATCAACGTGCCAGACATTAATCTGGTCAACGCAGAGCGCATGGAAGTCACGCCCGAAGAAAAGGCCATCATGCCTGCCGATCCTGTGGCAACCCACCCGCGCGAAGTTCACATCACGGGGAAAGCTGGCTCGATCGCTGTAATCAACGGGCGAATCTGGCACGGCGGCACCGCAAACAGGACTGGAATAACGCGCCGCGTACTGCATATGGCAATCGGCCGCCGCGATATCCCGCAACAGCTCAACGAGCGCGAACATCTGACGCTCGCGCTCTACAAGCGTGCTGCCCCGGCCGAACGCTTCCTGCTCGATATCGAGGGTGCAGAGCCGAAGGTAGACGATCCGCTTGCTTTACCGAAAGACGCGCGGCTCTGGAAGGCCGCTCAAGCAGAAACGACTGGCCGTTACTGA
- a CDS encoding response regulator: MRVLIVEDDLQIGQSLLRALQDAEYSVDWVRDGNAGGAAIAAVEYTLVLLDLGLPGMGGIELLKAAREKGSKVPILILTARDDLDARVQGLDFGADDYVLKPFHLPELLARIRAVLRRRAGFASSRLGNDTLNLDLDKRTLCCNGVSSVLSAREFALMFAFLERPGTILSRDQLEGKLYGWGKEVESNAVDVLIHGVRKKFGQSVIRNVRGLGWTVTLGESPEV; encoded by the coding sequence ATGCGAGTGCTCATAGTCGAAGACGACCTGCAGATCGGTCAAAGTTTGCTGCGCGCGCTTCAGGATGCGGAGTACAGCGTCGACTGGGTCCGCGACGGCAATGCCGGCGGCGCGGCCATCGCTGCCGTTGAATATACGCTGGTCTTGCTCGATCTTGGTTTGCCCGGCATGGGCGGCATCGAATTGCTGAAGGCGGCGCGTGAGAAGGGTAGCAAGGTACCCATACTGATCTTGACCGCACGTGACGACCTTGACGCCCGGGTCCAAGGGCTCGATTTCGGCGCTGACGACTACGTTCTCAAGCCCTTCCACCTGCCCGAACTGCTCGCGCGGATTCGTGCCGTGTTGCGTCGCAGGGCAGGCTTTGCGTCGTCGCGTCTAGGCAATGACACGTTGAACCTCGATCTCGACAAACGAACTCTATGCTGCAACGGGGTGTCATCCGTTCTGTCGGCGCGCGAATTCGCATTGATGTTCGCGTTCCTTGAGCGCCCCGGCACTATCCTTTCGCGAGATCAGCTCGAGGGGAAGCTTTATGGTTGGGGTAAGGAAGTCGAGAGCAACGCGGTCGACGTGCTGATCCACGGTGTACGCAAGAAGTTCGGACAGTCTGTGATTCGCAACGTGCGTGGCCTCGGCTGGACTGTGACGCTCGGCGAATCGCCCGAGGTGTGA
- a CDS encoding autotransporter outer membrane beta-barrel domain-containing protein, translating into MRKIVYIFKHSSHCESARTLTSALCFEDCCGRKRRTVVALASAVTSLAALFVPVAVRAQCNSSADPALPVAPAQTNFSNQSFGAAPLPQYYLNAAGQAGCKGADDGSWNGVGQDGFAGQSGGSFNSVNSGITVKGGFAPTFISPTMGAGWSVDGGDGGAGGQGGYDANGSAHTGNGGAAGNGGAVSVQFSGTVGPDPKGVLPEVALDVEANGGTGGVGAVSNAQGTEPLYGGNGGAGGRGGQAALNASGSIQFYGVGLRASALGGTGGAGGNSPTPGDLVVEGHGGKGGNGGNGGTATLAFQNGSLTASTPAGQIFPMQADADGGTGGSAGGAYGGSGSFGGTGGNGGNGGTASAELGSGGQIVFSDQMQPANSRYQPGSGVTARANGGAGGGGGTAIDGSFRNEGGVGGNGGIAGSASATVLGSIDYTANVPAGQSAAGLIGGQGVLVQANGGAGGIGDGAQSTVVGEGGDGGKAGAGGSASLTLGDATNTATIKTNGPYTHGALVQSVGGGGGNGGSVSFALAGTGGAGAAGGDGGAVTVDSDHAFVTVGSQSGVGSIPLIAQSIGGGGGSGGDASGVTAGAGFEIGGNGGQGGNGGAVKLALGQNSVFGSLDQSGGAGILAQSIGGSGGNAGSATSSGGGLITMVIGGDAHGGGAGGQVTVDNAALVTTYGDHAAGIKAQSIGGGGGNGGNATAFTVGGPLSSSVAIGGQGGGGGAAGAVSLTNTGQVVTYGSDAEGVVLQSIGGGGGSGGSATARAVAASASPNIPSISVSAAIGGAGGTGNTGGNVTLDNSGLITTAGDSATGVFAQSVGGGGGTGGDATAASYSASPAKGASLSLSVALGGSGGSGGTGGAVNLENSGLIATLGQDAHGVFAQSIGGGGGNGGTGDASATAANAKASFSASIAVGGTGGTGGTGGTVGLTNDGSIATRGDGADAVFAQSVGGGGGAGGGGTAAASGGKDAIAVGVGGKGGVGGDGNTVTTINNGNIVTRGAASTGIFAQSVGGGGGKGGKGAAAAGGSGGLDTISNAQTLFGILGQGLGLNQNVQNLGNNILQVGVLGEKIKATYGDLEKLLTQPDGVSKVLGTVNQISVGVAVGGSGGAGGLGGAVNASNAGAIGTYGAQSHGIFAQSVGGGGGSGGAASSVGKSNNDSKVQAAVAVGGSGGAAGSGGAVSVVQKANGAVETQGVEAFGVYAQSVGGGGGNGAMSGAVSGSLKSLSIAVGGNGGGAGNGGDVSVSNGGTVTTLGKHSVGILAQSIGGGGGVVTTASSDETFDPSKAVQNPQGRIADIYGVTLSFGGQNGSSGNGGGVTVNTQGNVTTSGLDAHGIVAQSIGGGGGFVVGGQINTSTLVGAGGASGNGGNVLVVDTNNTVSTTGDGAYGIVAQSIGGGGGFAGDPSAPNYYDDNTSGTVFANSGNGGTVNVIVANGGKIVTTGRYAPAIFAQSIGGGGGLVASNNNSSTLGPLHDVARGSAGGAGVGGMVAVNVRDNDTVMATGVGSAGILAQSDGQKGGQISIHLAPGSKVVGGTTDPNFRTSSMGGLNPEFRDAAAVRLIGGNNNIITNQGTIQTLGKYAILVDPTLYGEASATTTVNNSGTITGDIHVLGGPGNSVVNNLPGGVIDTPATLNVGGGTVNNAGTLKVGGAKSIGNTILTGNLVQSSTGTLNVQIDPANKRSDLLNITGTAALAGKVQADPVSYLKSTSTVLSAAGGIRPDAALAGSSTPVYRFTPLVQGNTVAIKTDADFVGASKGASATQQSVAANLDRLWNSADPTFAPIFGAFGSAGSTAGYAQTLTAVSGQELLGVAAARYQSSQAFSRSVFSCPEFGDDDTTVRKQGSCMWFRATGMWENRSADASFPGFGWQGTTMKVGGQVQLQPGWFLGGAIGYETDRFTGNDNLTSANGNALLGVVALKHEVGPWTFSGAVDASYGWLNSSRVIPSANAVATASPNSFNLGMHMRAAYQIPFGRFYLEPALDGDLNYINLPGYTESGAGALNLKVNSANSVIATGTPNLRIGTRAQIGSATVDAYVGAGVSFIAGNSYTTNASFAAAPGFGSFTNTLTNAHVAGKFSAGVEVYTTKRLDVRLEYDGVVAAHEVENGGQIRFKYRF; encoded by the coding sequence ATGAGGAAGATCGTGTACATATTCAAGCATTCATCGCATTGTGAGTCTGCGCGGACATTGACGTCGGCGCTTTGTTTTGAGGATTGCTGCGGCCGCAAGCGCCGGACCGTGGTTGCGTTGGCCTCTGCCGTAACGTCGCTTGCCGCGCTGTTTGTTCCGGTCGCTGTGCGAGCCCAGTGCAACAGCAGCGCCGACCCGGCGCTGCCTGTGGCGCCGGCACAGACCAACTTTTCCAATCAGTCGTTTGGCGCAGCGCCGCTTCCCCAGTACTACCTGAACGCCGCGGGGCAGGCGGGATGCAAAGGCGCCGACGACGGCTCCTGGAACGGAGTGGGCCAGGATGGCTTCGCTGGTCAGTCGGGCGGTTCCTTTAACAGTGTCAACAGCGGAATTACAGTGAAGGGGGGCTTCGCGCCGACCTTCATCAGCCCCACGATGGGAGCGGGATGGTCCGTCGACGGTGGGGATGGTGGTGCCGGCGGACAGGGCGGTTATGACGCCAATGGCTCCGCCCACACGGGAAACGGCGGGGCGGCAGGCAATGGCGGCGCGGTCTCCGTGCAGTTTAGCGGCACCGTTGGTCCCGACCCGAAAGGTGTCCTTCCGGAAGTTGCGCTCGACGTGGAAGCCAATGGCGGCACCGGCGGAGTGGGTGCCGTGTCCAATGCCCAAGGTACTGAGCCGCTCTACGGCGGCAACGGCGGAGCAGGGGGGCGGGGTGGTCAGGCAGCGCTTAACGCCTCCGGCAGCATTCAGTTCTATGGTGTCGGCCTGCGAGCGTCCGCTTTGGGCGGGACCGGCGGGGCAGGTGGCAACTCGCCCACTCCGGGCGATTTGGTTGTAGAAGGCCATGGAGGCAAGGGCGGCAACGGCGGCAACGGCGGTACCGCGACGCTTGCCTTTCAGAACGGCAGTCTGACTGCCAGCACCCCGGCAGGCCAGATCTTTCCGATGCAGGCCGACGCCGATGGCGGTACGGGCGGCAGCGCTGGTGGCGCGTACGGTGGAAGTGGCAGTTTTGGCGGGACCGGCGGCAACGGAGGTAACGGCGGCACAGCGAGCGCGGAACTCGGCAGCGGTGGCCAGATCGTGTTCTCCGACCAGATGCAACCGGCGAACAGTCGGTATCAGCCGGGCAGCGGCGTAACCGCCAGGGCGAATGGCGGAGCGGGCGGGGGCGGTGGCACTGCCATCGACGGCTCATTCCGCAATGAGGGTGGTGTGGGCGGCAACGGCGGAATTGCCGGCAGCGCCAGCGCCACCGTCCTTGGTTCCATCGATTACACCGCGAATGTTCCGGCTGGGCAGTCTGCTGCCGGGTTGATCGGGGGTCAGGGGGTGCTGGTGCAGGCCAATGGAGGCGCCGGCGGTATCGGTGACGGCGCCCAGAGCACTGTCGTGGGTGAAGGCGGTGATGGTGGTAAGGCAGGCGCTGGCGGCAGCGCTTCGCTGACCCTTGGAGACGCGACGAACACGGCGACAATTAAAACGAACGGCCCATATACACATGGCGCGTTGGTGCAAAGTGTCGGAGGCGGCGGGGGCAATGGAGGTAGTGTCAGCTTCGCGCTGGCAGGCACGGGCGGTGCCGGTGCCGCGGGCGGCGATGGCGGCGCGGTCACGGTGGACTCGGACCACGCCTTTGTCACGGTCGGCAGTCAATCAGGCGTAGGCAGCATCCCGCTGATCGCGCAAAGCATCGGCGGTGGCGGCGGAAGCGGCGGCGACGCCAGCGGCGTCACCGCTGGCGCGGGCTTCGAGATTGGCGGCAACGGCGGCCAGGGCGGCAATGGCGGCGCGGTGAAACTCGCGCTGGGCCAGAACAGCGTGTTTGGCAGCCTCGACCAGAGCGGTGGAGCCGGCATCCTTGCGCAAAGCATTGGCGGCTCCGGCGGCAATGCCGGCAGCGCGACGTCGAGCGGCGGGGGGCTGATCACCATGGTGATCGGCGGTGATGCCCACGGTGGCGGCGCGGGCGGCCAGGTCACGGTTGACAACGCCGCACTCGTCACGACCTACGGCGACCACGCAGCCGGTATCAAGGCTCAGTCGATCGGCGGCGGTGGCGGCAATGGCGGCAACGCTACAGCGTTCACCGTCGGCGGCCCGCTGTCGAGCTCGGTTGCCATCGGCGGACAAGGCGGCGGAGGCGGCGCGGCCGGCGCGGTGTCGCTGACCAACACGGGGCAGGTCGTTACGTATGGTTCGGACGCCGAAGGTGTCGTGCTGCAAAGCATCGGCGGCGGCGGCGGCTCCGGCGGCAGCGCCACGGCGCGTGCCGTTGCCGCATCGGCCAGCCCAAATATTCCTTCGATCAGTGTCAGCGCCGCTATCGGCGGCGCCGGCGGGACCGGCAACACCGGCGGCAATGTCACGCTTGATAATTCCGGCCTGATCACCACTGCGGGCGACAGCGCGACCGGCGTTTTCGCGCAGTCCGTCGGTGGCGGCGGTGGTACGGGCGGCGACGCAACCGCCGCGTCCTACTCCGCGTCGCCTGCCAAGGGCGCGTCCCTGTCGCTCTCCGTGGCTCTCGGGGGCAGCGGCGGCAGCGGCGGCACGGGCGGCGCCGTCAACCTCGAAAACTCAGGGCTCATCGCAACCCTGGGCCAGGACGCCCACGGCGTGTTCGCACAGTCGATTGGCGGTGGCGGCGGCAATGGCGGAACGGGCGATGCCTCGGCAACGGCGGCTAACGCCAAAGCCAGCTTCAGCGCGTCAATCGCGGTGGGCGGAACGGGTGGAACGGGAGGGACGGGCGGCACGGTCGGCCTGACCAACGACGGTTCGATCGCGACGCGCGGCGACGGCGCCGATGCCGTGTTCGCCCAGAGCGTGGGCGGCGGCGGCGGCGCAGGCGGCGGAGGTACCGCTGCGGCCAGCGGCGGCAAGGATGCCATCGCCGTGGGTGTTGGCGGCAAGGGTGGCGTCGGCGGCGACGGCAACACGGTGACGACGATCAACAACGGCAACATCGTCACCCGCGGCGCGGCCTCGACCGGCATCTTCGCGCAAAGCGTCGGCGGCGGCGGGGGCAAAGGCGGCAAGGGCGCGGCGGCCGCGGGCGGCAGCGGCGGCCTCGACACGATCTCCAACGCCCAGACGCTGTTTGGCATTCTGGGTCAGGGCCTCGGCCTCAACCAGAATGTGCAGAACCTGGGCAACAACATCCTGCAGGTCGGAGTGCTCGGCGAAAAAATCAAAGCGACTTATGGTGATCTGGAAAAGCTCCTCACGCAGCCGGACGGGGTATCGAAAGTACTGGGCACCGTGAACCAGATCAGCGTCGGCGTGGCGGTCGGCGGCAGTGGCGGCGCGGGTGGCTTGGGCGGCGCGGTGAACGCCAGCAACGCCGGCGCGATCGGCACCTATGGCGCGCAATCCCACGGCATCTTCGCGCAGAGCGTTGGCGGCGGCGGCGGCAGCGGCGGCGCGGCGAGTTCGGTCGGCAAGTCGAACAATGATTCGAAGGTGCAGGCCGCGGTCGCCGTGGGCGGCAGCGGCGGCGCGGCGGGCTCGGGCGGGGCGGTGAGTGTCGTGCAGAAGGCAAATGGCGCAGTCGAGACGCAGGGGGTGGAAGCGTTCGGCGTGTACGCGCAGAGCGTAGGCGGCGGGGGCGGCAACGGCGCGATGTCGGGGGCGGTCAGCGGTTCGCTGAAAAGCCTGTCGATCGCCGTGGGCGGCAATGGCGGAGGCGCCGGGAATGGCGGCGACGTGAGCGTCAGCAACGGCGGCACGGTCACGACACTTGGCAAGCACAGCGTCGGCATCCTCGCGCAAAGTATCGGAGGCGGCGGCGGTGTCGTGACGACCGCGAGCAGCGATGAGACATTCGATCCTTCCAAAGCCGTCCAGAATCCGCAGGGACGGATCGCCGACATCTACGGGGTGACACTGAGCTTCGGCGGTCAGAACGGCAGTTCGGGAAATGGCGGCGGCGTCACTGTCAACACGCAAGGCAACGTGACGACGAGCGGGCTTGACGCGCACGGTATCGTCGCGCAGTCGATCGGCGGCGGGGGCGGGTTCGTGGTGGGCGGACAGATCAACACGAGCACGCTCGTTGGCGCCGGGGGCGCGAGCGGCAATGGTGGCAACGTTCTTGTCGTGGACACCAACAACACTGTCTCTACCACCGGCGACGGTGCGTATGGGATAGTCGCACAATCGATCGGCGGTGGCGGGGGCTTTGCCGGCGACCCGTCCGCCCCGAACTACTACGATGACAATACGAGCGGCACGGTATTCGCCAACAGCGGCAATGGCGGCACCGTCAACGTCATCGTGGCAAACGGCGGGAAGATCGTGACGACCGGCCGGTACGCGCCCGCGATTTTCGCGCAATCGATCGGCGGTGGCGGTGGTCTGGTGGCCTCCAACAACAACTCAAGCACGCTCGGCCCGCTGCATGATGTGGCACGTGGCAGCGCGGGTGGCGCCGGCGTGGGCGGCATGGTCGCCGTCAACGTCAGGGATAACGACACGGTCATGGCCACAGGCGTCGGGTCCGCCGGCATCCTGGCGCAAAGCGACGGCCAGAAAGGCGGGCAAATCTCGATCCACCTGGCGCCCGGGTCGAAAGTCGTAGGCGGCACGACCGATCCCAATTTCCGGACCTCCTCAATGGGCGGGTTGAACCCGGAGTTTCGCGACGCTGCCGCCGTCCGTCTGATTGGCGGCAATAACAACATCATCACCAACCAGGGCACCATCCAGACCTTAGGCAAATACGCAATCCTGGTGGACCCCACGTTGTATGGCGAGGCGTCCGCCACCACCACGGTCAACAACTCCGGCACTATCACCGGTGACATTCACGTCCTTGGTGGCCCCGGCAACAGCGTTGTCAACAATCTGCCCGGTGGCGTTATCGACACACCGGCCACGCTGAACGTCGGAGGCGGCACGGTGAACAACGCCGGTACGCTGAAAGTCGGCGGCGCGAAGTCGATCGGCAATACGATTCTCACCGGCAATCTCGTGCAGAGTTCGACTGGCACGCTGAACGTACAGATCGATCCGGCCAACAAGCGGTCCGATCTGCTCAACATCACGGGTACCGCCGCGCTTGCCGGCAAGGTGCAGGCCGATCCGGTGAGCTATCTGAAGAGCACGAGCACCGTGCTGTCGGCGGCCGGCGGCATTCGGCCGGATGCGGCGCTCGCGGGTTCATCGACGCCGGTCTACCGCTTCACGCCGCTGGTGCAGGGCAACACCGTCGCGATCAAGACCGATGCGGACTTCGTCGGTGCGAGCAAGGGGGCTTCGGCCACGCAGCAGAGTGTCGCAGCCAACCTGGACCGGTTGTGGAACAGTGCCGACCCTACCTTTGCACCCATCTTCGGAGCCTTCGGTAGCGCCGGTAGCACGGCGGGCTATGCCCAGACGCTGACCGCCGTTTCCGGCCAGGAGTTGCTCGGCGTTGCCGCTGCGCGCTACCAGTCCAGCCAGGCATTCTCGCGCTCCGTCTTCAGTTGTCCAGAGTTCGGCGACGACGACACCACCGTCAGAAAGCAGGGCTCCTGCATGTGGTTCCGTGCCACGGGCATGTGGGAAAACCGCAGCGCCGACGCTTCGTTCCCAGGTTTCGGCTGGCAAGGTACGACGATGAAAGTCGGCGGGCAGGTCCAGTTGCAGCCCGGCTGGTTCCTCGGTGGCGCCATCGGCTACGAGACCGACCGTTTCACCGGCAACGATAACCTGACGAGCGCCAATGGCAATGCGCTTCTTGGCGTCGTCGCGCTCAAGCACGAGGTCGGGCCGTGGACTTTCAGCGGTGCGGTGGACGCCAGCTACGGCTGGTTGAACAGCTCGCGCGTGATCCCGAGCGCCAATGCGGTGGCGACCGCGTCTCCCAATTCGTTCAATCTCGGAATGCACATGCGCGCGGCCTATCAGATTCCGTTCGGCCGTTTCTACCTGGAGCCGGCGCTCGATGGCGACCTGAACTACATCAATCTACCGGGTTACACGGAGAGCGGTGCGGGCGCGCTCAACCTGAAGGTGAATAGTGCGAACAGCGTCATTGCGACCGGCACGCCGAACCTGCGGATCGGGACGCGCGCGCAGATCGGGTCAGCGACAGTCGACGCTTATGTCGGCGCCGGGGTGAGCTTCATTGCAGGCAATAGCTACACGACCAACGCCTCGTTCGCCGCTGCCCCGGGTTTCGGCAGCTTCACCAATACGCTCACCAATGCGCACGTTGCAGGCAAGTTTTCCGCTGGGGTAGAGGTCTATACGACCAAACGTCTCGATGTGCGTCTGGAGTATGACGGCGTCGTTGCCGCGCACGAGGTCGAGAATGGCGGCCAGATCCGGTTCAAGTACCGGTTCTGA